A window of Cohnella herbarum contains these coding sequences:
- the noc gene encoding nucleoid occlusion protein: MKEQFSRLLGLSDRSNQEEVKQLPIHEIVPSPYQPRTVFDDDRIDELCQTIKTHGIIQPIVVRVRDGKFEIIAGERRWRAVTKLGMDYIPGIVREINDSQAASVALIENLQREGLTALEEAIAYQKLIDLHQLTQESLAQRLGKSQSTIANKIRLLQLGETVRLALLERKITERHGRALLSLPDEEMQNKVLNEIIEKELNVKQTEIRIAFYLEVAKPKKKRISFTKDVRLALNTIRQSVDMVNGSGIPIKASEKDCDDHYEIIIRIPKR; this comes from the coding sequence ACTGCTCGGTTTATCTGACCGCAGCAATCAGGAAGAAGTTAAACAATTACCGATACATGAGATCGTGCCGAGTCCTTATCAACCGAGAACGGTGTTCGATGACGATCGGATCGATGAGTTATGTCAAACGATCAAGACTCATGGGATTATACAACCGATCGTAGTTAGAGTACGTGACGGGAAGTTCGAAATCATTGCCGGCGAACGTCGTTGGCGAGCGGTAACGAAGCTTGGGATGGATTACATACCGGGAATCGTTAGAGAAATCAATGATTCGCAAGCTGCTTCTGTAGCGTTAATAGAGAATCTTCAACGTGAAGGATTAACTGCTCTTGAGGAAGCCATTGCCTATCAAAAACTTATCGATTTACACCAGTTGACGCAAGAAAGCTTGGCACAACGATTGGGCAAGAGCCAATCCACGATCGCCAATAAGATACGATTGCTGCAATTAGGCGAAACGGTAAGGCTTGCCTTGTTGGAAAGAAAAATTACGGAACGTCACGGAAGAGCGCTTCTTTCTCTGCCAGACGAAGAAATGCAAAATAAAGTACTAAACGAGATCATCGAGAAGGAACTTAACGTTAAACAGACGGAAATCCGGATCGCGTTCTACTTGGAAGTTGCAAAACCTAAGAAAAAACGCATTTCCTTCACGAAGGATGTACGTCTTGCCTTGAATACGATTCGGCAATCCGTCGATATGGTTAACGGATCCGGGATACCGATTAAGGCTAGCGAAAAAGACTGCGATGATCATTATGAGATTATCATCCGAATTCCTAAGCGTTAA